The nucleotide sequence CGCCGCCTTGCCTCGCAGGCGTCCTCGGAAAGCCCTAGTCGCCAGCTGTCGTCGTTCATGACGCGCGGAGTCATGTCGACGATGACCGCGCCCGCGAAGCGATCGGCGGCGGCGCCGGTCAGCACCTGCCAAAGGACCGAGGCGCCGAGCGACCAGCCGACTCCGATCGCGTCCTCGAGGTCGAGCAATTCGACCAAAGCGGTGACGTCGCCGGCGAGCTGCTCGATGGTCGGCGCCTCGCCCGGCGATCGCGATTCGCCATGGCCGCGAAGATCGACCGCTATGAGGCGGAAGCTGTCGGCGAGTTCATGCTGGCGCTCGAAAAATCCGCGATGTGCCATGAGGCCGTGGAGCAGCAGCAAAGGCCGACCCTCGCCCATGTCGTCATAGGCGATCCGAGCGCCATCGGTTGCGGTGAAATACGGCAAGAACCCCTCCCCGGCGGCCCCTCTTCGGAAGCTCGCGGTCCCCGCTGCCTGCCACTAAGTGAAACATGAGTCAACGTTCAACTTGCCCCCACGCTTGCGCGAAGGTGAAAGTCCGTTCAAGTTCCTCTCCGGGAGGGGCCATGTCCGATTTGAACCGAGCCAGCGCATCGGCCGACAAGACGCCGCGCACCGAGCGGGGGCGAAAGACTCTGCGGCGGCTGCTCGAGGCGGCGGCCGAGGAATTCGGCGAGCGCGGCTATCATGAGGCGGCGATCACCGGCATCACGGGCCGGGCCGGCGTCGCGCTCGGCAGCTTCTACACCTATTTCGAGAGCAAGGAGGAGGTGTTCCGCGCGCTGGTGCGGGACATGAGCCGGGCGACGCGCGCCCATGTCGCCGAGGCGGTCAAGGACGCTCCCGACCGGATCGCGGCCGAGCGCATCGGCCTTACCGCCTTCATCGCCTTCGTCCGCCAGCATCGCGAGCTTTATCGGATCATCGAGGAAGCGCAGTTCGTCGCCGACGATGTCTATCGCGAGCATTATCGCACCTTCGTCGAGGGCTACCGCCGCAACCTGGCCGCCGCCGCGGCGCGGGGCGAGATCGTCGCCGGCGACGACGAGCCGCGCGCCTGGGCGCTGATCGGCATGAGCGTGTTCCTGGGCATGCGCTACGGCATCTGGGAGGAGGACCTGTCGCCGGCCGAAGTCGCCGATGCCGCGATTTCGCTGGTGGCGGAGGGCCTGAGAAAGCGCGGCTGATGGTCGCCGACATTCCCGATCTCCTCGCCAAGAGAGCCGAACTGTCGCCGGACAAGATCGCGCTGGAGGAAGTGGCGACGGGGCGCTGCCTCACCTATGCCGAGTTGGACCGTCGCGCCGGGCAGGCGGCTTCGCTGATGGCGTCGCGGGGCGTGAAAGAGGGGGATCGCGTGGCGATCCTCTGTCGCAACCGCATCGCCTTTTTCGAGCTGCTGTTCGGCTGCGCCAGGCTGGGCGCGATCCTCGTCCCGCTCAACTGGCGGATGCCCGGTTTCGAGCTCCACCAACTGGTGGAAGATTGCTCGCCCAGCCTCCTGTTCGCGGGACGGGACGACAGGGCGTCGGTTGAAGCCCTCGCTATTCCGGCGATCGATCTCGACGGCGACTATGAAAGGATGCTGCACGCCTCGGCGCCAGGCCGCTGGCGCTCGCGCTGGCCGAGCGAGAGCATCTGGTATCTGATCTACACTTCAGGGACGACGGGCTGGCCGAAGGGCGTCATCTACAATTTCCGCATGGCGCTCGCGAACTACGTCAATATCGGCTCCGCCATCGACCTCAGGTCCAGCGACACGACGCTGACCTTCCTGCCGCTTTTCCACACCGCCGGGATCAATCTCCACAGCCTGCCGACGCTGTTCGCCGGCGGCCGCGTCGTCATCCTCGACGGGTTCGACGAAGAGGCGGTGGTGCGGCTGCTCGAGGAGCGGCGGCTCGATACTTTTTTCGCCGTGCCGACGGTCTATCAGGCGCTGCTCGATCATCCCCGCTTCGCTTCCGCTTCCCTCGACCATGTCCGCCACTGGGGCTGCGGCGGCGCGCCGCTGCCGGATTCGGTAGCAGAGCAGTATCGCGACCTTCGGGTCAGGATATGCAACGGCATGGGCATGACGGAGACGGGGCCTACCGCTTTCCTGATGAACCCGGCCGATGCCTGGGACCGGATCGGGTCGGTCGGCAAGCCGCAGCTCCTGTGCAGCGTGCGCATCGTCGACGAGGAGGGCCGCGACGTCAGGGACGACGAGGTGGGCGACCTGCTCTTCTCCGGCCCGGGCATCACGCCGGGCTACTGGAACGACGCGGAGACGACGCGCGCCGCCTTCACCGCCGACGGCTGGCTTCGCTCGGGCGATCTCGCCCGGCGCGACGCGGACGGCTTCTATCATGTCGCCGGACGACGGAAGGAGATGTTCATTTCGGGCGGCGAGAATGTCTATCCGGTCGAGGTGGAGAATGTGCTCGCCGCGCATCCGGCCGTTGCCGAAGCCGCCGTGGTGCCGGTGCCCGACTCCAAATGGGGCGAGGTCGCGCGCGCCTTCATCGTCGCCGCCTCCGATGTGAGGCCGGCGCCGGAGGAGTTGCAGGCCTTCTGCCGGGCGCGCCTCGCCGCCTACAAGGTGCCGAGGAGCTTCCAATTCGTCGCCGACTTCCCGCGCACGGCGTCGGGCAAGATACGCAAGCACGCTTTGTAACGACGCAGGCGCGCCTGCCGCCTGCCAGGCCAGGCTGTATCGAAAGGCTCGCCCGCGCCTTTCTCGGCTGATATCCGCGAGCCATGCGGCTCCTGACCCACGCCATCGTTGTTGCCGTTCGGAGCCATGGCGAGCATGGCGCCATCGTTCGCGCGCTGACCCGCGACGACGGGATCCAGCCGGGCTATGTGCGCGGTGGCCATTCGCGACGGTTGCGGCCGATCCTGCTGCCCGGCAACCTCATCCAGGCCGAATATCGCGCCCGCAGCGAGGACCAGCTTGCCCAGCTCAGCGTCGAGCTTGTGCACAGCCGGGCGCCGCTGCTGTCCGAAGCGCTGCCGGCCGCCGCCGTCGACTGGACCTGCGCCCTCACCGCCGCGACGCTGCCGGAGGGGCAGGCCTATCCGCGGCTCTATGAGGCGCTGGACGGGGTGCTAGCGGCCGTGGAGGCGGCGCCCAGCGCCAAGGGCTGGGCGACGCCCCTCGTCCGCTACGAGCTGCTGCTGCTCGCCGAGCTGGGCTTCGGCCTCGACCTCAGTCAATGCGCCGCTTCGGGCGCCACGGAGAATCTGGCTTATGTCAGCCCCAGGAGCGGCCGCGCCG is from Sphingosinicella humi and encodes:
- a CDS encoding alpha/beta fold hydrolase codes for the protein MPYFTATDGARIAYDDMGEGRPLLLLHGLMAHRGFFERQHELADSFRLIAVDLRGHGESRSPGEAPTIEQLAGDVTALVELLDLEDAIGVGWSLGASVLWQVLTGAAADRFAGAVIVDMTPRVMNDDSWRLGLSEDACEARRRAIEADFPTFANAAGQAIFAASNAEALAESAHWAGEEFAKNEAGAISALWSSLVQQDFRSRLGRICQPTLIIHGAESHLYGSDTADHLVAALPDARALRFDHSGHSPHFEQPGPFNRAIRDFAASLPRVREHPTTTA
- a CDS encoding TetR/AcrR family transcriptional regulator, which codes for MSDLNRASASADKTPRTERGRKTLRRLLEAAAEEFGERGYHEAAITGITGRAGVALGSFYTYFESKEEVFRALVRDMSRATRAHVAEAVKDAPDRIAAERIGLTAFIAFVRQHRELYRIIEEAQFVADDVYREHYRTFVEGYRRNLAAAAARGEIVAGDDEPRAWALIGMSVFLGMRYGIWEEDLSPAEVADAAISLVAEGLRKRG
- a CDS encoding class I adenylate-forming enzyme family protein; the protein is MVADIPDLLAKRAELSPDKIALEEVATGRCLTYAELDRRAGQAASLMASRGVKEGDRVAILCRNRIAFFELLFGCARLGAILVPLNWRMPGFELHQLVEDCSPSLLFAGRDDRASVEALAIPAIDLDGDYERMLHASAPGRWRSRWPSESIWYLIYTSGTTGWPKGVIYNFRMALANYVNIGSAIDLRSSDTTLTFLPLFHTAGINLHSLPTLFAGGRVVILDGFDEEAVVRLLEERRLDTFFAVPTVYQALLDHPRFASASLDHVRHWGCGGAPLPDSVAEQYRDLRVRICNGMGMTETGPTAFLMNPADAWDRIGSVGKPQLLCSVRIVDEEGRDVRDDEVGDLLFSGPGITPGYWNDAETTRAAFTADGWLRSGDLARRDADGFYHVAGRRKEMFISGGENVYPVEVENVLAAHPAVAEAAVVPVPDSKWGEVARAFIVAASDVRPAPEELQAFCRARLAAYKVPRSFQFVADFPRTASGKIRKHAL
- the recO gene encoding DNA repair protein RecO — translated: MRLLTHAIVVAVRSHGEHGAIVRALTRDDGIQPGYVRGGHSRRLRPILLPGNLIQAEYRARSEDQLAQLSVELVHSRAPLLSEALPAAAVDWTCALTAATLPEGQAYPRLYEALDGVLAAVEAAPSAKGWATPLVRYELLLLAELGFGLDLSQCAASGATENLAYVSPRSGRAVSEAGAGEYRDRLLPLPPFLLAGGPAEWEDIYAGFRLTGHFLARDLLIERQADVLAARERLLERLRRVTR